The nucleotide sequence TGCTGCTGGTGCCTTGTTCTTCCCCAGTGACTACATTGATGGCAACAGCTATGCCAACGACTCATTCCAAGATTTCAGTTCTGGCTTCTTTATTAATAACCGTTTGACAGTGGTGTTTCCGGTTGACGGGCCAGGTGGCTCTGGGGCGGTGGTGCAATGGAATCCCAACCAGGGGCCCTTCACAGTCCGGGGCTTGTACGTTGCCGCCAGTGCTTTTAATGCCAATAAAAATAATGGCCCCTTTCCGGGGATTCCTGGGGGCTTGTTTGGGGATCCTTACCAGGGTTCGGTGGAGTTGGAATACGCCGATACCTTTGGGGCAGAGGAGCAAAACAGTTATGCGGTGCGCTTGCAATATACCAATTCCAGCACCATTGATATTGCCCAAAATGCTGGGGGTTTGAACTTTGAGGTCAGCCTCGGACAATTTGGCTTCTTTGGGCGGTATGGCTATTCCGGCGCAACCCTGTATGGGATTGGCAGTACCGTGGATGGCCTGGGCGGCTTTGATTTGTCCTCAATCATTCCCGCTGGCACAACCCAGAACTTCACAGCCCAAACTTGGATGGCGGGCCTGGGCTACCGAGATTTGTGGATGGAAGGCTCTCTCTTGGCAGCGGCCGTTGGTCAACCGTTTATTAATAATTTACCCAGTGCTCCAGGGGTCAATGATAGTACCCAGACTAACTATGAACTCTTCTATCGGATTCCCGTTAGCGACAATATCAGCTTAACTCCGGTATTTATGGCCGTCACCAATGCCAACAACATTGCCAACAATGCGCCTATTTTTCAGGGGCTAGTCCGAACAACCTTCTCCTTCTAGATAACCGTATATCCCACCGATCCTGGCCCTCAGTTCCGTGATAAGCTCCCAATCAAGATGCGATGAATGGTCATACCACCTTGAAAGAAATTATTCGGACTGATGCGGCTCCGGCCCCCGTTGGCCCCTATAACCAAGCGATTCGGGCCACAGGCTCATTGCTTTTTGTTGCTGGGCAGATCCCCTTAGATCCCAAGACAGGGGGCCTGGTTGGCGGAGAGGATGTGGCAGCCCAAACAAAACAAGTGATGGCGAACCTCGAAGCAATTTTGCTGGAAGCGGGCCTGGCCTGGGAGAATGTCGTCAAAACAACGGTTTTCCTTGCCGATCTAGCCGACTTTGTGGCGATGAACGATGTCTATGCCCAATATTTTGCTGAAGGCCATGCTCCGGCCCGGGCCTGTGTGGAAGTGGCACGGTTGCCTAAAGATGTGCGGGTTGAGATTGATTGCATTGCGGTTAGTCCCCAGGCCTGAGGCCATAACCTGAAATTAGATCAACAAAAAAGTCTCAACTGTCATTCAAACAAAGGGTCAAGGCTTTCTTCATTTTATTTGGTGGCGGGGCACTTCATCCGACTAAAGCCTGAAAGCACTGATGTATAAGAATTCTTATTGAGACTACCTCATTGGTTACCCTCAAAAGTTGTTGCTTATTTGAAATGAGAAGTAGAGTTTTTTAAGAGACCACTGGGGTTTATTGTCCTATCTTAGGTCTTTCATCTGCCAGGCCCAGAATTGGTATGGACAGTAAGGTGGCAGCTTGTATTTAGTTTGAGAAGTTTGAAGTCTCAATCAGACATGGGACGGTCACCAATGAAATTTAATTGTTTGAATTAACCCAAGCCCTCACCTGGGTATTTTTTTAGGGATGGTCAAACCAGAGAACCTTAATCACGCCGCCGCCCACTAACGTCACCAGGCCCACAATGAACGTCCAGAGGCGGGCATCCGTAGAACCTTGCTGAATGTGAAGTTCGTTAACGTCATCACGGAGTTCAGACCGTAAGCCATCAACCTTGTCATTAACTGCCTTAATCTCGCTCTTAAGTTCAGCTCTGACTGCCTCCACTTTGTCATTGAGTGCCTTGAACTGTTCATCATTCTTAGCCTGGTTAACTCTGACCTCCAAGGTTAAGGCTTGCATATCATTCCTCATAGCTTGGATCGCTCCCAATATGGCCTGGGTATCCGATGCTGTTAACTCACTCATTACTATCTCCCTTGGGTTTACGCCCTCTACGTTTTTGAACTGGGAGAGCTTTGGCAACATCCCCAGGCCTGGTAGTTGCTCCCAATTTGGGAACATCATCTAGCCCCCCGATCGGTTCACTTGGGGAGGGGTTCATCAATTCCCGCTGTGCAGCTTCAGTGATCACACGCCGAAGCCAGGGAGTTTTGTGCTTACCCATTGCTCTTACTGCTTGGTAAACGGGCATTTCAACCCTCACCTGTAAAGGCTGGGGAGATAACTTATCTTCAGTATCATCCAGCCTCTCAAACTGCGAATCAAGGAACTTGGGAGGCAAAAACGGATTTGGATTAGCCATAAAATAACCATCTCAATACTACCAGTGTACAGGCATTAGTGAAACTTACATCTTTATGCCAGTAAACAAGAAAATACCAATCAAAAATTGCTGTGCCTGTACGATAAATAAGTTCAATTTGTGGCCTGTGGGGAGTGACTAACCAGTCCAGTTTTTGCTCATTTCACACTAAAGACTGTCATCACTTCATCGCCAAGATGGTTGATCACTTTAGCGGTAATCCGGCCAGACTGAAGTTTTGGAAATGGGCGAGAGGTATCCCTATACAAACTATTTCAGGCCTGTTCATCAATTTCGCTTTGGCGGCGCATTGACAACTAAATCCGACCAATCTTGCTCATCCTTGCCATGCTACACCAACTGCGGGCCTAAATCTCGATTGCACCGTTCGTAGGCCACTTGAATTGGGGTTTTGTCCGCATCCGACATTAACGACTCATACTCAGCCGTGGGAATATTTTTCCGGGTATCAGCCCCATATTTCAGGGTTTCAACCTGTTTGTTGGTGCTTGTAATCCTTCTCCGGGCAGCCATACTATAAACTCTCTCCAGTCAAAATTTGATAAAGAGCGGTATTGATATAAAAATTAGAGCGACCAATTTTGCGTTTTTCCAGAAACCCTCCTGAAACCAGTTCGTTCAAATACTTAGTCGCCGTTAGTCTTGTCACATTCAAATCTCTTTGGACAAACTCAATTTTGGTATAGGGATGCTTAAACAGATTATTGATTAAGTCTTGGCTATAAAACTTATACTGTTTGCGGATGTGATGCTTCATTTCTAATAACAAAGCCTTGATCGCTAAAATCGTCTCAATCGTCTGTGTTGCAGTTTCTTCAACAGCCGTGAGCATATAGAGTATCCAGTCTTCCCAAAGGTTTTTATCTCGCACCCGTTGTAGCAGACAATAGTAATCGGCCTTAGTCCGAACAATAGACCGACTGAGATATAAGACCGGAATATCCAATAATCCTTCTTTAACCAGATATAAGACATTGATAATCCGTCCCGTCCGACCATTGCCATCGTAAAACGGGTGAATACTCTCAAACTGATGATGAATAATCGCCATCTTAATCAGCGGATCAGTGATAAAAATCGGCTCCTCATTCATAAACCGCTCTAACTCGCCCATCATCTCTGGAACCACATCTGGCGGGGGTGGCGCATAAACCACATGACCAAAATTATCCTTCAGGACTGTGCTTGGAACTTTGCGAAACCCAGCCCGGTTATGCTCTAGCGTGGCCTGGATGTTCAAAATGTGATTCAGCGTCAGGAGTCCAGTGGCTTGCACGGCTTCAAACCCAACTCGCAGGGCCTCACGGTAACGTAATACTTCTTTCCCGGCTAAGCTGTGTTGGTCATCCGGCAAGAGATCATCCTTGAATAGCTCATCATGGGTCGTGATGATATTTTCGATGGCTGAACTATCTTTTGCCTCTTGCAGAGCTAATGTATTGATTAAAATACTTTGATTGGGGATTGTTCCAGCAATACCTTTGAGTTCCGCCAGCTTCCGACTGGTCGTTGCCAACTTCTTCAAGATCGCCACGGTCTCAAATTGTCTGGGCGAAAGACTTCCCAACGATGTGTAAGCTGTCATCAGAGACACCGGGCCTGGGTTGACGTGTATAGGAAAAGCGGTTTTTGTATACATATCCTAGGCAATGTGTATAGTTTTGGCCTGTTTTTGCTTAATCACATCATGGCCTGCCCAGTCTGCTCAGTATTAATGGACTGTAAAGATTGCACTTGGGCGGCTGCATAGTGTTGATACCGCTCAATTTCTTGTTGCAGATTAGGAACAGATTCCCACTCTCCCGCTTCGATGGAGTTCATCAAGGCCTGTTCTTCTGCATCAAGTTCAAAATCCCAATAACGGCGGGGAATATCCTTGAGTTGAGGCTGAAAACCACCCATTTTGGCTAATGCTTGTGCGGCCAGTTTCGCTTTAGGTGTTTCATTCGTTTGCGACATGGTTAGTCACCCAACACAGATTCATAAAGGTCAGCCAACGCAATCTCTACCCCAACAGAGACTAACTTGATTGAGGTATCCAGCCCACTGTGGTCAGTGAATAACCATTGATGATCCGCTTGCTTCACAAATTGCTCCACATAGGGCCTGGCCTGGTCAATGACCAAATATTCCTGAAATGTGGGAATCGTCCGATAAGCGGCAAACTTATCGCCCCGGTCATAGGGACTGGTTGAATCCGACAACACCTCAGCAATCAAGAGGGGATTTGTTACCGTATCTCTGCGGTTATCTTGTAACACCACCGGATCAGCAATCACCATCACATCAGGGTAGGTATAGACCTTAAACTCTGGAACCCATAACCGTTGATTCGTAATGAAAATGCTGTAGGATTTCTTCCGCAAACTAAACCACAACACTGCATACAACGCCCCCGCCACTTTGTTGTGTTCCGGTGTACCTCCCGTCATGCACACAATTTCTCCATGGCGATATTCCCGGCGCAGGCCATCCGTCACTTCCGCCTCAGCTTCTAGGGAGAAGTAGTCCTCAACGGTATAAGGAGGTTTGGATAGGATAGCTGTCATGATGATTCTCCTAGCTGTTGGATGAGCCGCCCAAAATTTTCCTCAATCAACTGCTTAAAGTCTGCCTCAATTTCATAGACTTCCTTAAATTCAGCAAAGGCCCAGCGACCAAACTTACCTAAATTATTAACGCCTGGAACCCAATAATTCTGCATCATATTTGCTTTGTCCTTGGCATCTTCCCCCGAAAGCTCTTAATCTCCACCACTAGGTTTAATAGGTCAGCGTCCCCATGCCTAGCATCCACCCGGGCAATAAAATCGGGAATATATTTGCGGGGGCATCCGACAAAATTCAGCCTCCCAATCACTATCGCACACGACCCAATTCACATGGCAATGCCGAGGACTGGTCTGCCACAGCGTTTGCTTCGAGGTACTGAAATTCACATGACTGGTGCTGCCTGTGGGGTTGTAGGTATCCAGAATCGCTTTAATCGGTTTCTCTTTAGCCGTTCCTTCTGTAATCGCTGCCTTAATCCGTTCACAGGCCATATCCGCGATTTCGCGATCCATCAACTGCCCTAAAGATGTCCCTCCAGTAAATTTGAAATAGCTTTCAATCCAGGCCTGGACAATCCGCCTCAGTTGTCCAAACAAAAAACAACTTTGGTTCATCTCCGGGATACCGAAACTTGTTGTAGAGTGAATGCTTTGTCAACTCATAGACGACTGTGTTCTGCCGAATGTTTTCCAAATCCTTAATCGTTAAACCAACCCCTTCGCCAATAATTCCATCATTGCGTATCACCATTGGCCCGACAAATCCGGGGTCAGCTTCAACTCGGAATCCGCCGTACAGGTAGCCGTCAGTTTAGTTTCGGGTAACTCAGTTCGATAGCCCTGCACCTGTGGGAACGTAATCTCTAACGCATCCCCAATGAGACTGAACTCGATAAAAGAAATGCCCACAAGTCACTTAAACAAAGGACTTATGGACAATCTCAGATTAGTTATTTATGGCGGGGCACGGATTTGAACCGTGGACCTTCGGGTTATGAGCCCGACGAGCTACCAGGCTGCTCTACCCCGCGTTATCCAGGAATTTAACTATAGCGCATATTCCAGCCTGTTGACCAGGCCCGGTGACAAAAATGTTGACATTTATCAAAATTAAAAGCATCAAGCGTCTTCAGACCCAAATAAGTCAACTGGGGCATCCATGCGTTCTGTTTGGCGGGAATCGGTGATCAACCAATCCAAGGCTGCTGCGCGCACATCAATAGTCGTCCCATTTTTATCCACGCAATAACGCCCAAACACCAACTTATCCACCAACCGGATCCCAGCCCCGAGACGGGAATATTCAAAGATTACACAGTTATCTACAACTGCGCCACTGCAAACACAGCAATTGGGGCCAATCATGGTCGGGCCAATAATTGTCACTCCATCCTCAATCCGGGTCATGCCGCCAATATAAACCGGCCCTTGGATATTCACCTTGTCCCAATTGACTGCTACATTGATCCCGGTATAAATATTCGGAGCCACCTCCCGGCCTGGGATTTGCACATTAGCAACCTGGCCCGCTAAAACACTCCGCACCGCCTGCCAATAATCCGGGACTTTACCAATATCAACCCACTCAAAGTCCATCGTCAGTCCGAAAAAGGGCGCGCCCATCTCCACAAGTTTGGGAAACAGTTGGCTGCCAATGTCATACTCTACACCCGAGGGAATTAAATCTAAAATCTCCGGTTCAAAGATATAAATCCCCGTATTGATCAGCGTACTCAGAGCGTCTTCGACATTGGGTTTTTCCTGAAAGGCCTTGATCCGATGTTCGGCATCTGTAACCACAACCCCATAACTGGAGACTTCCTCCCTGGAGACATCTCGCAAAATAATTGTCGCAAGGGCTCCTTTTTGACGGTGCCAGGCCACGGCTTTGGTTAAATCTAAATCAATCAGGGCATCCCCACACAGCACCACAAACGTATCATCAAAAAACGGGTTAAAATCCTGAATCCGTTTCATGCCTCCAGCCGAACCTAAGGCCTTACCCACCAGCTTGCCGTCCTCAATATAGCCCTCAAAGGAATAGGCAATCTGCACTCCAAACCGCTGCCCATCCTGGAAATATTCTTCAATTTCGTGGGCCAAGTGGCTGACATTGACCATAATTTCCGTAAAGCCGTGTTGCCGCAGTAATTCCACCAAAAACTCCATCACTGGCTTTTGCAGAATTGGGATCATTGGCTTGGGAATTGTGTAGGTGATGGGGCGAACCCGCGTTCCTTTCCCTGCGGCCAAAATCATTGCTTTCATGGTTCCTAATCTGCCTCATGTCCTGATGTTTTTTTTACTCGCTAAGGTATTGGAAGTGGCGATTGTTCTCTACTCTAGGGCATAGACTTGGCCATGAATCAACAGACGAGTAATCCCCTTTCCTTGGAGATAGGAGGTGGTTTTCCGCAGGACATTGCCATCGGGAACCTTAACAACCGTTTTTCGCAGAATGCTGTCTGAGTTTTTGTAAATGCGCTGATTCCGCTGGGAAAACCGGAGTGCCACCGCCCGACTTTCAAAAATCGGTAATGTTTTTTGTTGCTCTTCATCAAGGCTGGCGTGCCCCAGACCCCGGAACTCTCCCAAGGGACGGGCCAATAACTCAGAGCGGGTGTCAATTACTAAGTAGCACGGCCGTGGCAGAACGGCTGCATCTAAGGGATAAATGGCAATTTCCGCCGGACTCGCGTCTTCTGCCAGCATTTCTGCCGCTTCAGTCGGATCATCAGGGTTATCGGTCTCCTCCTCTTCGATCTCGTCTTCAAAATCATCATCGGCAAAGTCCTCTAAATCTTCCCCTGCCAACCCACTCAGATCATCCTCTTCCTCCTCCTCACTGTCGATCTCAAGAGCGGGATAGACCCTTGTCAGAGGCTCAGGTAGGGCTTGGAGGGTGGATACCCCAATGGATACAGCTTCGGTCGCTGGAGGGATAGGAACGACAACTTCTGGTTGGCCAGGCGCGGAACGCCTACGGCGAATCAAGGGTTTAGATGTGGTTGGGGGAACTTCAGGGGTGGGTTCCGGCGTAGCTACGGAGAAGGTGGGGCTGGGGGTGACAATTTGGGGAAGCGGCTTTACGGGTGGAGAGGGCGGGGCAACCGGATGAGATTCGCCATCTCCAGACTTAATCGTGCGGCGAATTGTATTTTCACTCACACTAAACTGAGTCGCCAGTGCCTTGATGGATTCTCCTTGACCATAGGCCACCACAATTGCTGCTTTTTCGTCGTTGGTTAGCCGTTTGTAGGTCATTGCTCGCGATTATCCTAAAACCGTAAACCCCATTATCTCTGATCTCTTTGGCCGATTGAGGGGGCGTTGCCGAAGTTAGGGATCAATTCTTTGGAGCAGATTATGGAAAATTATGGGATTAAGTATTCTTAAAGGGGGTGTTTGACTGGCCTGGGGCCTGACAGATAAAAGTCAAGAGGCTGATCTGACTGACGAAAATCTTCTCAATCGCGCCAGTTAGACTGCTTTTAACTGGCCTCGATCCTCAAGCTGGAGGATGATCTATAGTCCTCAGGGGGGAACGTGATAGATGTAAATAAATGTTGTTAAATCTAAATTTTTGCTGAAATTTGACCCAATTCCTGGATTCGCCGTCAACATAAAGAAGGAATTTGAGACCCTTTTGTCAGGTTCTTTAACACTTGAATAACATTTTGCTCAGGGTTGCGACTTAGGGGTATTGGCAGCCAGAGGCTTCAAGATTTTTTGTCAGCTTTTAGCCAAGGTTGGTTTGGGTTCTCGGGTTTATCAGTGCTTCACCTCTTTATTGGATGCTTTCCTCTATGGTTCAGTCTTTTTTTGCTTCCACATCCTCTGATCCGGCTTTCTCCATCACCAATGCATCCGCCCCAAATTCCCTCCAGGCCACCGGCATCTACATCACCATTCATGGCCACTTCTACCAACCCCCCCGAGAAAACCCCTACCTGGAAGCGGTTGAACATCAACCCAGTGCCAGCCCTTTTCATGATTGGAACGAGCGGATTTATCACGAGTGTTACCGCCCCAATGCTTTTGCCCGGATTTTTAATGATCGGGGGGATGTAATTGATATTGTCAACAACTATGAATATCTCAGCTTTAATATTGGCCCAACCCTGTTTAGTTGGCTAGAACGGTATGACCTTGAGGTCTATCAGCGGATTATTGCCGCCGATCGGGCCAGTTGTCAGCGCTTGAATGGTCACGGGAACGCCATCGCCCAAGTCTATAACCACATTATTTTGCCCTTGGCCAATCACCAAGATAAGGTCACGCAAATTCGCTGGGGGAAAGCCGATTTTCAACAACGGTTTGGCCGGGAACCTGAGGGGATGTGGCTGGCTGAAGCAGCAGTAGATTACCCCACGTTAGAAGTCTTGATCCAAGAAGGGATTAAATTTATTGTCCTCGCTCCGTCCCAGGCCCTGCGCTGTCGGCCCCGCCCGAGTCAAAACAATCCCGACCCGGCCTGGTATGAGGTTGCCGGTTGCCAAATTGATCCGAACCGCCCCTACCGTTGTTTTCTCCCCGCTGGTAACCCGGAAACGGATTTTATTGATGTATTTTTCTATGACGGGCCAATTTCACGGGATATGGGCTTCAGTGACTTGCTCAATAGCTCCCAATTCTTAGCCGGACGTTTAGGCCAGGCCGTGCGCCATGATCATCGGGAATTGCAACTCATTTCCGTGGCCACCGATGGAGAAACTTTCGGCCATCACAAAAAAGATGCAGAAAAAGCCCTGGCCTATGCCCTCAAGGTCGAATTTCCCCAACGGGGCTGGCAGGTGAGTAATTATGCTCATTATCTCAGCTTGCAGTCTCCCACCTGGGAAGTGGTCTTAAAACCCGTCACGGCCTGGAGTTGCGCCCACGGGGTCGATCGTTGGCAGGCCGATTGTGGTTGCGGCGGGGGCGGGGCCTGGCATCAACGGTGGCGGCAACCCTTACGGGAGAGTCTGAACTGGTTACGGGATGAACTAACGGAGATCTATGAAACCCTAGCGGCGGAATTTTTTACGGATGGTTGGGCCGCCCGGAATGCTTACATTGAAGTGATTCAGGATCGCTCCCCAGAACGTCTCGACCAATTTTTCCACGCCTGGCAACAGCACCCTTTAACGGCCAATGAACGGGTAGATGCCCTGCGCCTTTTGGAAATGCAACGCTATGGCCTGCTGATGTTTACCAGTTGTGGCTGGTTTTTTGAGGAAATCTCCCGTCCCGAAGGAGTGCAAATTCTTCGCTATGCAGCCCGCGCCTTGGAATTGGCCGCCGATGTTTCCGGGGTGCAGTTAGAAGCCGAATTTAGCCAACGCTTGGCGGAGGCCCCCAGCAATGTTGAAATCTTTGGCAACGGGGCCGGAGTTTATCAGCAACTGGTGAAACCTTCGCAAATTAGCCTGCAACAGGTAGCAGCCCACTACGGCATGAATTCTCTCTTCACCAATTACCCCACTCAACATCACCTCTATTGCTATGACATTGTTCAAGATGACTATCTCCGTCAGCAAATGGGCAACCTTACCCTGGCCATTGGACAGATTACCCTGACCTCAGACGTAACCCGAGAATCCCAGGCCCTGGTCATGGCTGTTCTCCACATGGGGGGGTGGGACTTCCATTGCTGCTTAAAACCTTTTCAAGGACGAGCCGACTATGCCGAAACCAAAGCCCATCTGCTTAATGCTCTCCAACAGGGCAGCACCGCTAAAGTCGTTTTAACCTTAACTCAGGCCTTTGGCGACACTGCATTTGGCCTGAATGATCTGTTTGCGGAAGACCGTCACCGCTTGATGCATGCCCTGACCCAAACCACCCTTAACCGTCTCGATCAACTTTATAGCCAGGTCTATCGGGACAATTACGGGATTCTCATGGGCTTTCAACGGGATGGACTCGGAGTGCCCCAGGAGTTGCAAGTGGCTGCCAGCGTCGCACTCACTCACCAGGCCAAGGTTGCCCTAAAGTCCGTGGAGCAGGAACTTGCTGATCCCCAAAACTTACCGAGTAACAACCTCCCCCAGTATTTAATTCAATTAGAGACGATTGCGGAAGAGGCCCGGGTACTTGGCTGTAGCTTAAACTTAGGCCCCGAATCTCAGCATCTGGAGCAACAAATTCTCCAAGTCCTCTGGCATCTCTTCCACAATTTCCAACCGGATCGTCTGATTGCTTTAGTCCCCTTGCTCGGTCAAATCATTACCATTGCCCATCGGCTGGGTCTGACTTTGAACTTAGAGCCAATGCAGGAACTCTATTTCCAAACCCTCAAAACCCTGTTCACCCCGGCTGGAGATCACCCTTTACTCTTGACTTTAACCCCCAAGGCAAATCACTACCTATTGCAGCTTGGCCCCCTGTTGCGGGTAGATGTTAGCTGGATTAGCGTTTGCTTGAGATAGGTATTTTTTGTTCCTGAAAATCTCAATGGTGGATGATTCTGTGCAACTATTATTCAACGTAAGAGTGCAAAAGTTCATGACTAAGAAATGTTTGCATATCAAGATCGATATTTTCTAAAAGAATCGAGAAATTTGTTCGATCATAATCTCCTTCAAAAAAAGTTTCGAGACGGATTAAGTCTTCATCCGTGAGATATAGCTTCATAAATAAAAGTTGAGCATTCAAAGAATTAATAAATTCCAAAAGATCAGGCCGACCAATATTTTGTTTTGCTCCGTAAATTGTACTAACAAGAATGCCACGATTATCAATTTGTTTAAGAAATAAGTTGGTTTTTCTTGGATGTAAATTTAGTACCCAATCTTCTCCTTGTTCTTGAACCCGGTATCCAGCGAATTCCAAGTGATTTATAAATTTTGCCAAAGGATGAGCAGTTGGGCTGTCACTTTCAATGTTTCTCATCAGTTTATAAGAACTCCCAGAGCAACAACTTTGCCGAACTCAAACATATCACGCATTATAAAGTCACTATGAGTATGAGAAAATTATTAGACTGTTAATTTTTATTCCCAGTGGTGAAGGTTAAAACCTGTACCGGAGTTGCATCGGGGGGATACAGAAAATTCACTTGTACCAGGCGCGTTTCTTGGGGTTGTAAGGTGAGCCTCAGCAACGCTAGCCCCTGTTGTCCCTGTTTCTGAACCAGATGGAACGATTGACTTTGGGGGGTTCCGGCATCATCCCGATAACGGAGGCGGACGGTTCCCCGGAAAAAGATCCGATTCGGGGGTGGATTCAGAAACCTCAGGCCAGGCTCGGCGGCATTGGTTTTGACTGGGCTTTGCAGGGTGAGGGTAATGGCTTGGGGCTGATTTGTCGGGTTAAATAAGGGGAAATTGAGGTCGTATTCAATCCCATAGTTGCCGTGGGCCTGGTAGGCAGTGTCGGGGTAACGAGCAATTAGGGGGGCCGCTTGCACCTGGCCAGTCCCCAATGTGCCCCCAATCACTGTGCTTAAAGGAAAGGAAAATCGCTCACCCGGCCTGGGAATTTCAAGTTTTGTTGTTTGATTGTACCAACGAGAGCCGACACCCACGCCCGCCACACGACTGTAAATAATCGGCCCAGGCCGGCCTGGAACAGACGGCGGTTTATCTCGAGGGGTGACAAGAGCACCAGTTTTGAGCAGGGCTTGCCAATCAGAAAGAGTGGGGGGATTCTCCTGGCCTTGAGCATCTTGCTGGGCATAGAGTCCCAAACTGGCCAAATAGACCGGACCATTGCTGCGAAGCCTGAGGAGGGCCGAGCGACCATTCAAGGGTGGAGTCAGTTCTTTAACGGAAATTGGCAAGTTGAGCAACATGGCACTGCTTTGGGGCGGAATTACTACTTGGGCGGGAAAGATGGCTTGGCGTTGGCCCCGGAGAATCTCCGTCATCACCCGATCCCCAGGCCCGGCATAGATCATCCCTGAATCATTATTTTGAACTTCCGGCAAGGGAATAAACGGTGCATCGGGTTGGCTAACATAACTCGCGGCCTGGAGGATGTTGATCGTCACTGGTTTATGGGTTGGGTTTTGGGCAATGACCCCCAAATAGAGCGTCCGTAAATCCTCTGGTGTTGCAGGCTTGGCAATGTGGTGGGCAAAAATATCAAATCGGCCTTGAAAACGGGTGTTCAAGTGGGCAGTGGGGGTAGCCATGCCTTGGGGCGGAAAGGTTGAAAGTAAAATCCCTGCTTGAGATACCACTTCTGGACTGTTGCTATTGAACACCCTGACCTGATCCAGGCCCCCTGGTAGTGGCAAAACCTTTTGGGGTTGGAGAATCGTTTCTGGGGGTGGGGTGGTTTGGGCGAACGCGCGCAACGGTAGAGCCAGACTCAGCATGGCCAGGGTTAGGCCGGTGAATTGTCCCGTAAGAGGCATCGGTTTAGAGGGGGGTAGAGGTTTTGACGGCCGCATTGGCTTCTCGAAACAGTCCCGTCGCAATCCGAAAAAGTTCCTGGCCAGTGTGGAGATAGGAGTCATCAAAATTCAGCGTAAAGGTATAAAGGTCTTCCAGGCCATCGTCAATTTGATTCAAACAATAGTAGAGGTTCAGGGCGATGGCTCCGGCTCGGGCTGGATTGGGACAGGCCTGGAGACGGCTACGGGCAGCACTCAAGAGGGTGGTACTTTTGCCGAGGTAGCCTTGGAACTCCTCCAACAGGACATCATCAAAGGGGTCGGCGGCCAGTTGATCAATTTGTTCTTGGAGGGGTCGAATAATATTACGGATAATTTTACTGACGGGTTCATAAACGTTGCGCAGCCAGAGGGCAAAGTCCGTATCTTTCTGGCGGGCCTGATGATAATT is from Synechococcus sp. PCC 6312 and encodes:
- a CDS encoding Uma2 family endonuclease, whose translation is MTAILSKPPYTVEDYFSLEAEAEVTDGLRREYRHGEIVCMTGGTPEHNKVAGALYAVLWFSLRKKSYSIFITNQRLWVPEFKVYTYPDVMVIADPVVLQDNRRDTVTNPLLIAEVLSDSTSPYDRGDKFAAYRTIPTFQEYLVIDQARPYVEQFVKQADHQWLFTDHSGLDTSIKLVSVGVEIALADLYESVLGD
- a CDS encoding sugar phosphate nucleotidyltransferase; this encodes MKAMILAAGKGTRVRPITYTIPKPMIPILQKPVMEFLVELLRQHGFTEIMVNVSHLAHEIEEYFQDGQRFGVQIAYSFEGYIEDGKLVGKALGSAGGMKRIQDFNPFFDDTFVVLCGDALIDLDLTKAVAWHRQKGALATIILRDVSREEVSSYGVVVTDAEHRIKAFQEKPNVEDALSTLINTGIYIFEPEILDLIPSGVEYDIGSQLFPKLVEMGAPFFGLTMDFEWVDIGKVPDYWQAVRSVLAGQVANVQIPGREVAPNIYTGINVAVNWDKVNIQGPVYIGGMTRIEDGVTIIGPTMIGPNCCVCSGAVVDNCVIFEYSRLGAGIRLVDKLVFGRYCVDKNGTTIDVRAAALDWLITDSRQTERMDAPVDLFGSEDA
- a CDS encoding Fic family protein, whose translation is MTAYTSLGSLSPRQFETVAILKKLATTSRKLAELKGIAGTIPNQSILINTLALQEAKDSSAIENIITTHDELFKDDLLPDDQHSLAGKEVLRYREALRVGFEAVQATGLLTLNHILNIQATLEHNRAGFRKVPSTVLKDNFGHVVYAPPPPDVVPEMMGELERFMNEEPIFITDPLIKMAIIHHQFESIHPFYDGNGRTGRIINVLYLVKEGLLDIPVLYLSRSIVRTKADYYCLLQRVRDKNLWEDWILYMLTAVEETATQTIETILAIKALLLEMKHHIRKQYKFYSQDLINNLFKHPYTKIEFVQRDLNVTRLTATKYLNELVSGGFLEKRKIGRSNFYINTALYQILTGESL
- a CDS encoding helix-turn-helix domain-containing protein encodes the protein MTYKRLTNDEKAAIVVAYGQGESIKALATQFSVSENTIRRTIKSGDGESHPVAPPSPPVKPLPQIVTPSPTFSVATPEPTPEVPPTTSKPLIRRRRSAPGQPEVVVPIPPATEAVSIGVSTLQALPEPLTRVYPALEIDSEEEEEDDLSGLAGEDLEDFADDDFEDEIEEEETDNPDDPTEAAEMLAEDASPAEIAIYPLDAAVLPRPCYLVIDTRSELLARPLGEFRGLGHASLDEEQQKTLPIFESRAVALRFSQRNQRIYKNSDSILRKTVVKVPDGNVLRKTTSYLQGKGITRLLIHGQVYALE
- a CDS encoding RidA family protein: MNGHTTLKEIIRTDAAPAPVGPYNQAIRATGSLLFVAGQIPLDPKTGGLVGGEDVAAQTKQVMANLEAILLEAGLAWENVVKTTVFLADLADFVAMNDVYAQYFAEGHAPARACVEVARLPKDVRVEIDCIAVSPQA